A DNA window from Syngnathus typhle isolate RoL2023-S1 ecotype Sweden linkage group LG2, RoL_Styp_1.0, whole genome shotgun sequence contains the following coding sequences:
- the rerea gene encoding arginine-glutamic acid dipeptide repeats protein isoform X4, translated as MTADKEKEREKERDRDRDRDRDKRESGKSRRQDGERGESESSRPRRSCTLEGGAKNYAESEHSEDEDNDNGSTGGGSGTAEEAGKKGKKKMPKKKSRYERTENGEITSFITEDDVVYRPGDCVYIESRRPNTPYFICSIQEFKLSKRDHLLMNVKWYYRQSEVPDSVYQHLVQDRNNENDSGRELVITDPVVRSRELFISDYVDTYHAAALRGKCNISHFSDIFAAREFKARIDSFFYILGYNPETRRLNSTQGEIRVGPSHQAKLPELQPFPSSGGQAVTENEELVWMPGVNDCDLLMYLRAARSMAAFAGMCDGGSTEDGCLAASRDDTTLNALNTLHESSYDAGKALQRLVKKPVPKLIEKCWSEDEVKRFIKGLRQFGKNFFRIRKELLPNKETGELITFYYYWKKTPEAASCRAHRRHRRQPVFRRIKTRTASTPVNTPSRPPSSEFLDLSSASEDDFDSEDSEQELKGYACRHCFTTTSKDWHHGGRENILLCTDCRIHFKKYGELPPIEKPVDPPPFMFKPVKEEEDGLSGKHSMRTRRNRGSMSTLRSGRKKQTASPDGRASPINEDLRSSGRTSPSAASTDSTDSKTDTMKKPSKKIKEEAPSPMKSAKRQREKGASDTEEPERACAKKSKTQELSRPDSPSECEGEGEGEGESSDGRSINEELSSDPKDIDQDNRSSSPSIPSPRDNESDSDSSAQQQQLLQSQHPPVIQCQPSTSSAAPPAPPPPPPAASAPSLPLQVSPTAASASLPPQAGPMALIQSGASLHPQRLPSPHSPLTQAPPPGPPVPPPSLPGSHHSPMPHPLQPGPPHMPHPHSLPAQGFPVSQSQVPPPPISGQSQPRPHTPPSQLSSHSGGQPPREQPLPPAPMSMPHIKPPPTTPISQIPTPQSHKHAPHVSAPPFPQMPSNLPPPPALKPLSSLSTHHPPSAHPPPLQLMPQGQQLQPPPAQPPVLTQSQSLPPSSSHQPSSAPPLPPSGGALHPNGPPQLPFSPHPYSTVLPPTGPSASSSNSMPGLQPVSSSVPPSSISMPLPASVACGGLGTGLLPVHIKEEPLDETEEPESPPPPQRSPSPEPTVVNTPSHASQSARFYKHLDRGYNSCARTDFYFTPLASSKLAKKREEAVEKAKREAEQKVREEKEREKEREKEREREREREKEAERAAKASSSAHESRMGEPQMAGPAHMRPPFDGPPTTIAAVPPYIGPDTPALRTLSEYARPHVMSPTNRNHPFFVSLNPADPLLAYHMPGLYNADPAMRERELREREMREREIRERELRERMKPGFEVKPPEMDTLHPSTNPMEHFARHGAITLPPMAGPHHFASFHPGLNPLERERLAQNLQLRPDMSYPERLAAERLHAERMATVANDPIARLQMFNVTPHHHQHSHIHSHLHLHQQDPLHQGSGAHPLAVDALAGGPHLTRFPYPPGAIPNPLLGQPPHEHEMLRHPVFGAPYPRDLPPPMSAAHQLQAMHAQSAELQRLAMEQQWLHGHHHMHGGPLPGQEDYYSRLKKESDKQL; from the exons AGTAAACGGGACCATCTGCTGATGAATGTCAAATGGTACTATCGCCAATCAGAAGTGCCCGACTCTGTCTACCAGCACCTGGTGCAGGATCGCAACAATGAGAATG aCTCCGGACGTGAGCTGGTTATCACAGACCCAGTGGTCAGGAGTCGAGAGCTCTTCATCTCTGACTATGTGGACACTTATCATGCTGCTGCTCTCAG GGGGAAatgcaacatttcacatttctcCGACATTTTTGCTGCCAGGGAGTTCAAAGCCCGTATTGACTCCTTTTTCTATATCCTTGGTTATAACCCCGAGACCAG GCGGCTCAACAGCACTCAGGGGGAAATCCGAGTGGGCCCCAGTCACCAA GCCAAGCTTCCAGAGCTGCAGCCTTTCCCCTCCTCTGGTGGCCAGGCCGTGACGGAGAACGAGGAGCTGGTCTGGATGCCGGGGGTCAACGACTGTGACCTTCTTATGTACCTCAGAGCTGCGAG GAGCATGGCTGCCTTTGCAGGGATGTGTGACGGAGGCTCAACAGAGGATGGATGTCTTGCAGCCTCTCGAGATGACACTACATTAAACGCACTCAACACT CTTCACGAGAGCAGCTATGATGCCGGCAAAGCTCTCCAGCGCCTGGTGAAGAAACCAGTGCCAAAGTTGATAGAGAAGTGCTGGTCCGAGGATGAAGTG AAACGCTTCATTAAAGGCTTGAGACAGTTCGGCAAAAACTTCTTCAGGATCCGGAAGGAGCTCCTGCCTAACAAAGAAACG GGTGAGCTGATTACCTTCTACTACTATTGGAAGAAGACCCCAGAGGCGGCCAGCTGTCGAGCCCATCGCAGACATCGCCGCCAACCTGTTTTTCGACGCATCAAGACACGAACGGCTTCGACTCCTGTCAATACGCCTTCCCGTCCACCCTCTAGTGAATTTT TGGACCTCAGTTCAGCCAGTGAAGATGACTTTGACAGCGAGGACAGTGAACAGGAGCTGAAGGGCTACGCCTGCCGTCACTGCTTCACGACAA CTTCCAAGGACTGGCACCACGGAGGAAGAGAGAACATCTTGCTGTGCACAGACTGCCGCATTCACTTCAAGAAGTACGGAGAGCTGCCTCCCATCGAGAAGCCTGTGGACCCACCGCCATTTATGTTCAAACCTGtcaaagaggaagaggatgggCTCAGCGGCAAGCATAGCATGAGGACCAGACGGAACCGAGGCTCG ATGTCAACGCTACGTAGTGGTCGTAAGAAGCAAACAGCCAGTCCCGATGGCCGAGCCTCGCCTATCAATGAGGATCTGCGCTCAAGCGGACGTACTTCGCCCAGTGCTGCAAGTACTGACAGCACCGACAGCAAGACGGACACCATGAAGAAGCCCAGCAAG AAGATTAAAGAAGAGGCTCCCTCACCCATGAAGAGTGCCAAACGGCAGAGAGAGAAGGGAGCTTCGGACACAGAGGAACCCGAGCGGGCCTGTGCCAAAAAGTCCAAAACACAA GAGCTGAGTCGACCAGACTCCCCCTCCGAGTGTGAAGGAGAAGGTGAGGGCGAGGGCGAGAGCTCCGATGGACGCAGTATCAATGAGGAGCTCAGCAGCGATCCTAAGGACATTGACCAGGACAACCGTAGCTCTTCTCCAAGCATCCCCAGTCCCCGCGACAATGAGAGTGACTCGGACTCTTCTgcccagcaacagcagctctTGCAGAGCCAGCATCCTCCGGTCATCCAGTGTCAGCCAAGCACCTCATCAGCTGCTCCCCCTGCAccaccgccgcctcctcccGCAGCCTCGGCCCCTTCACTGCCCCTACAGGTCTCCCCTACGGCGGCCTCCGCCTCTCTGCCGCCTCAAGCGGGCCCCATGGCTCTCATCCAGTCGGGAGCCTCCCTCCATCCTCAAAGGCTCCCCTCTCCGCATTCACCGCTGACtcaagccccgcctccaggtcCCCCGGTGCCACCGCCGTCATTACCTGGCTCGCATCACAGCCCCATGCCGCATCCGCTGCAGCCCGGCCCCCCGCACATGCCTCACCCTCACTCGCTGCCTGCCCAGGGCTTCCCTGTCAGTCAGTCTCAGGTCCCGCCCCCGCCAATCTCAGGCCAGTCGCAGCCAAGGCCGCACACCCCACCCTCTCAGTTGTCTTCTCACAGCGGGGGACAGCCTCCCCGGGAGCAGCCACTTCCACCTGCCCCAATGTCAATGCCTCACATCAAGCCCCCACCGACCACACCTATCTCCCAGATCCCCACCCCACAGTCCCACAAACACGCGCCGCACGTGTCTGCACCGCCATTCCCGCAGATGCCTTCCAACCTGCCTCCGCCTCCCGCCCTCAAGCCCCTCAGCTCGCTATCCACCCACCACCCTCCGTCGGCACACCCGCCTCCGCTTCAGCTCATGCCtcaggggcagcagcttcagcctCCCCCAGCGCAGCCTCCAGTTCTCACCCAGTCCCAAAGCCTCCCTCCATCATCCAGCCACCAGCCTTCTTCAGCTCCTCCACTGCCGCCCTCTGGGGGGGCATTGCACCCCAATGGGCCGCCACAGCTGCCCTTCTCCCCTCATCCTTACAGCACAGTTCTACCTCCAACTGGCCCCTCCGCGTCCTCATCAAACTCTATGCCGGGCTTGCAACCTGTGTCTTCCTCCGTCCCACCCTCCTCCATCTCCATGCCGCTCCCTGCGTCCGTTGCTTGTGGCGGCTTGGGCACAGGGCTCCTGCCCGTTCACATCAAAGAGGAGCCGCTGGACGAGACGGAAGAGCCAGagagccccccgcccccacagAGAAGCCCTTCCCCCGAGCCCACCGTCGTAAACACGCCAAGCCATGCCAGCCAGTCTGCACG GTTCTACAAGCATCTGGACCGCGGTTACAACTCATGCGCTAGAACCGATTTCTACTTCACTCCTTTGGCCTCGTCCAAACTGGCCAAGAAACGAGAGGAAGCTGTGGAGAAGGCCAAGAGAGAAGCAGAGCAGAAAGTGCGGGAAGAGaaggagcgagagaaagagagggaaaaggaaagggagagagagcggGAACGAGAAAAGGAGGCCGAGCGAGCAGCG AAAGCCTCCTCTTCGGCCCACGAGAGCAGAATGGGCGAACCGCAGATGGCCGGGCCCGCCCACATGCGTCCCCCCTTTGACGGACCCCCCACCACTATTGCAGCCGTGCCTCCGTACATCGGGCCCGACACCCCTGCCCTGCGCACCCTGAGCGAATACGCCCGCCCTCACGTCATGTCCCCCACCAATCGAAACCACCCCTTCTTTGTGTCCCTCAACCCCGCAGACCCACTGCTGGCCTACCACATGCCCGGCCTCTACAACGCCGACCCGGCCATGCGGGAGCGCGAGTTGCGAGAGCGGGAGATGCGCGAGCGGGAGATTCGCGAGCGGGAGCTGCGGGAAAGGATGAAGCCCGGTTTTGAGGTCAAACCTCCCGAAATGGACACGCTCCACCCTTCCACAAACCCCATGGAGCACTTTGCCCGGCACGGGGCCATCACGTTGCCTCCCATGGCCGGCCCTCACCATTTCGCCTCTTTCCACCCGGGCTTGAACCCGTTGGAGCGTGAGCGGCTGGCTCAAAACCTACAGCTGCGGCCGGACATGAGCTACCCGGAGAGGCTGGCGGCGGAGAGACTCCACGCCGAGAGGATGGCCACCGTGGCCAATGACCCCATCGCCAGGCTCCAGATGTTCAACGTCACGCCGCACCACCACCAGCACTCGCACATCCACTCCCATCTGCACCTGCACCAGCAAGACCCCCTTCACCAAG GTTCGGGGGCCCACCCCCTGGCCGTAGATGCCCTGGCAGGCGGACCGCACCTGACTCGCTTCCCATACCCGCCCGGCGCAATCCCCAACCCACTCCTTGGACAGCCGCCGCACGAACACGAGATGCTACGCCACCCGGTCTTCG GAGCTCCGTATCCGCGGGACCTGCCCCCGCCCATGTCGGCAGCCCACCAGCTGCAGGCCATGCACGCCCAGTCGGCTGAGCTCCAGAGGCTGGCCATGGAGCAGCAGTGGCTCCACGGCCACCATCACATGCACGGAGGTCCGCTGCCCGGCCAGGAGGACTACTACAG CCGACTGAAGAAAGAGAGTGACAAGCAGTTGTAA
- the rerea gene encoding arginine-glutamic acid dipeptide repeats protein isoform X3 → MTADKEKEREKERDRDRDRDRDKRESGKSRRQDGERGESESSRPRRSCTLEGGAKNYAESEHSEDEDNDNGSTGGGSGTAEEAGKKGKKKMPKKKSRYERTENGEITSFITEDDVVYRPGDCVYIESRRPNTPYFICSIQEFKLSKRDHLLMNVKWYYRQSEVPDSVYQHLVQDRNNENDSGRELVITDPVVRSRELFISDYVDTYHAAALRGKCNISHFSDIFAAREFKARIDSFFYILGYNPETRRLNSTQGEIRVGPSHQAKLPELQPFPSSGGQAVTENEELVWMPGVNDCDLLMYLRAARSMAAFAGMCDGGSTEDGCLAASRDDTTLNALNTLHESSYDAGKALQRLVKKPVPKLIEKCWSEDEVKRFIKGLRQFGKNFFRIRKELLPNKETGELITFYYYWKKTPEAASCRAHRRHRRQPVFRRIKTRTASTPVNTPSRPPSSEFLDLSSASEDDFDSEDSEQELKGYACRHCFTTTSKDWHHGGRENILLCTDCRIHFKKYGELPPIEKPVDPPPFMFKPVKEEEDGLSGKHSMRTRRNRGSMSTLRSGRKKQTASPDGRASPINEDLRSSGRTSPSAASTDSTDSKTDTMKKPSKKIKEEAPSPMKSAKRQREKGASDTEEPERACAKKSKTQELSRPDSPSECEGEGEGEGESSDGRSINEELSSDPKDIDQDNRSSSPSIPSPRDNESDSDSSAQQQQLLQSQHPPVIQCQPSTSSAAPPAPPPPPPAASAPSLPLQVSPTAASASLPPQAGPMALIQSGASLHPQRLPSPHSPLTQAPPPGPPVPPPSLPGSHHSPMPHPLQPGPPHMPHPHSLPAQGFPVSQSQVPPPPISGQSQPRPHTPPSQLSSHSGGQPPREQPLPPAPMSMPHIKPPPTTPISQIPTPQSHKHAPHVSAPPFPQMPSNLPPPPALKPLSSLSTHHPPSAHPPPLQLMPQGQQLQPPPAQPPVLTQSQSLPPSSSHQPSSAPPLPPSGGALHPNGPPQLPFSPHPYSTVLPPTGPSASSSNSMPGLQPVSSSVPPSSISMPLPASVACGGLGTGLLPVHIKEEPLDETEEPESPPPPQRSPSPEPTVVNTPSHASQSARFYKHLDRGYNSCARTDFYFTPLASSKLAKKREEAVEKAKREAEQKVREEKEREKEREKEREREREREKEAERAAKASSSAHESRMGEPQMAGPAHMRPPFDGPPTTIAAVPPYIGPDTPALRTLSEYARPHVMSPTNRNHPFFVSLNPADPLLAYHMPGLYNADPAMRERELREREMREREIRERELRERMKPGFEVKPPEMDTLHPSTNPMEHFARHGAITLPPMAGPHHFASFHPGLNPLERERLAQNLQLRPDMSYPERLAAERLHAERMATVANDPIARLQMFNVTPHHHQHSHIHSHLHLHQQDPLHQGSGAHPLAVDALAGGPHLTRFPYPPGAIPNPLLGQPPHEHEMLRHPVFGRQLLTPHQGAPYPRDLPPPMSAAHQLQAMHAQSAELQRLAMEQQWLHGHHHMHGGPLPGQEDYYSRLKKESDKQL, encoded by the exons AGTAAACGGGACCATCTGCTGATGAATGTCAAATGGTACTATCGCCAATCAGAAGTGCCCGACTCTGTCTACCAGCACCTGGTGCAGGATCGCAACAATGAGAATG aCTCCGGACGTGAGCTGGTTATCACAGACCCAGTGGTCAGGAGTCGAGAGCTCTTCATCTCTGACTATGTGGACACTTATCATGCTGCTGCTCTCAG GGGGAAatgcaacatttcacatttctcCGACATTTTTGCTGCCAGGGAGTTCAAAGCCCGTATTGACTCCTTTTTCTATATCCTTGGTTATAACCCCGAGACCAG GCGGCTCAACAGCACTCAGGGGGAAATCCGAGTGGGCCCCAGTCACCAA GCCAAGCTTCCAGAGCTGCAGCCTTTCCCCTCCTCTGGTGGCCAGGCCGTGACGGAGAACGAGGAGCTGGTCTGGATGCCGGGGGTCAACGACTGTGACCTTCTTATGTACCTCAGAGCTGCGAG GAGCATGGCTGCCTTTGCAGGGATGTGTGACGGAGGCTCAACAGAGGATGGATGTCTTGCAGCCTCTCGAGATGACACTACATTAAACGCACTCAACACT CTTCACGAGAGCAGCTATGATGCCGGCAAAGCTCTCCAGCGCCTGGTGAAGAAACCAGTGCCAAAGTTGATAGAGAAGTGCTGGTCCGAGGATGAAGTG AAACGCTTCATTAAAGGCTTGAGACAGTTCGGCAAAAACTTCTTCAGGATCCGGAAGGAGCTCCTGCCTAACAAAGAAACG GGTGAGCTGATTACCTTCTACTACTATTGGAAGAAGACCCCAGAGGCGGCCAGCTGTCGAGCCCATCGCAGACATCGCCGCCAACCTGTTTTTCGACGCATCAAGACACGAACGGCTTCGACTCCTGTCAATACGCCTTCCCGTCCACCCTCTAGTGAATTTT TGGACCTCAGTTCAGCCAGTGAAGATGACTTTGACAGCGAGGACAGTGAACAGGAGCTGAAGGGCTACGCCTGCCGTCACTGCTTCACGACAA CTTCCAAGGACTGGCACCACGGAGGAAGAGAGAACATCTTGCTGTGCACAGACTGCCGCATTCACTTCAAGAAGTACGGAGAGCTGCCTCCCATCGAGAAGCCTGTGGACCCACCGCCATTTATGTTCAAACCTGtcaaagaggaagaggatgggCTCAGCGGCAAGCATAGCATGAGGACCAGACGGAACCGAGGCTCG ATGTCAACGCTACGTAGTGGTCGTAAGAAGCAAACAGCCAGTCCCGATGGCCGAGCCTCGCCTATCAATGAGGATCTGCGCTCAAGCGGACGTACTTCGCCCAGTGCTGCAAGTACTGACAGCACCGACAGCAAGACGGACACCATGAAGAAGCCCAGCAAG AAGATTAAAGAAGAGGCTCCCTCACCCATGAAGAGTGCCAAACGGCAGAGAGAGAAGGGAGCTTCGGACACAGAGGAACCCGAGCGGGCCTGTGCCAAAAAGTCCAAAACACAA GAGCTGAGTCGACCAGACTCCCCCTCCGAGTGTGAAGGAGAAGGTGAGGGCGAGGGCGAGAGCTCCGATGGACGCAGTATCAATGAGGAGCTCAGCAGCGATCCTAAGGACATTGACCAGGACAACCGTAGCTCTTCTCCAAGCATCCCCAGTCCCCGCGACAATGAGAGTGACTCGGACTCTTCTgcccagcaacagcagctctTGCAGAGCCAGCATCCTCCGGTCATCCAGTGTCAGCCAAGCACCTCATCAGCTGCTCCCCCTGCAccaccgccgcctcctcccGCAGCCTCGGCCCCTTCACTGCCCCTACAGGTCTCCCCTACGGCGGCCTCCGCCTCTCTGCCGCCTCAAGCGGGCCCCATGGCTCTCATCCAGTCGGGAGCCTCCCTCCATCCTCAAAGGCTCCCCTCTCCGCATTCACCGCTGACtcaagccccgcctccaggtcCCCCGGTGCCACCGCCGTCATTACCTGGCTCGCATCACAGCCCCATGCCGCATCCGCTGCAGCCCGGCCCCCCGCACATGCCTCACCCTCACTCGCTGCCTGCCCAGGGCTTCCCTGTCAGTCAGTCTCAGGTCCCGCCCCCGCCAATCTCAGGCCAGTCGCAGCCAAGGCCGCACACCCCACCCTCTCAGTTGTCTTCTCACAGCGGGGGACAGCCTCCCCGGGAGCAGCCACTTCCACCTGCCCCAATGTCAATGCCTCACATCAAGCCCCCACCGACCACACCTATCTCCCAGATCCCCACCCCACAGTCCCACAAACACGCGCCGCACGTGTCTGCACCGCCATTCCCGCAGATGCCTTCCAACCTGCCTCCGCCTCCCGCCCTCAAGCCCCTCAGCTCGCTATCCACCCACCACCCTCCGTCGGCACACCCGCCTCCGCTTCAGCTCATGCCtcaggggcagcagcttcagcctCCCCCAGCGCAGCCTCCAGTTCTCACCCAGTCCCAAAGCCTCCCTCCATCATCCAGCCACCAGCCTTCTTCAGCTCCTCCACTGCCGCCCTCTGGGGGGGCATTGCACCCCAATGGGCCGCCACAGCTGCCCTTCTCCCCTCATCCTTACAGCACAGTTCTACCTCCAACTGGCCCCTCCGCGTCCTCATCAAACTCTATGCCGGGCTTGCAACCTGTGTCTTCCTCCGTCCCACCCTCCTCCATCTCCATGCCGCTCCCTGCGTCCGTTGCTTGTGGCGGCTTGGGCACAGGGCTCCTGCCCGTTCACATCAAAGAGGAGCCGCTGGACGAGACGGAAGAGCCAGagagccccccgcccccacagAGAAGCCCTTCCCCCGAGCCCACCGTCGTAAACACGCCAAGCCATGCCAGCCAGTCTGCACG GTTCTACAAGCATCTGGACCGCGGTTACAACTCATGCGCTAGAACCGATTTCTACTTCACTCCTTTGGCCTCGTCCAAACTGGCCAAGAAACGAGAGGAAGCTGTGGAGAAGGCCAAGAGAGAAGCAGAGCAGAAAGTGCGGGAAGAGaaggagcgagagaaagagagggaaaaggaaagggagagagagcggGAACGAGAAAAGGAGGCCGAGCGAGCAGCG AAAGCCTCCTCTTCGGCCCACGAGAGCAGAATGGGCGAACCGCAGATGGCCGGGCCCGCCCACATGCGTCCCCCCTTTGACGGACCCCCCACCACTATTGCAGCCGTGCCTCCGTACATCGGGCCCGACACCCCTGCCCTGCGCACCCTGAGCGAATACGCCCGCCCTCACGTCATGTCCCCCACCAATCGAAACCACCCCTTCTTTGTGTCCCTCAACCCCGCAGACCCACTGCTGGCCTACCACATGCCCGGCCTCTACAACGCCGACCCGGCCATGCGGGAGCGCGAGTTGCGAGAGCGGGAGATGCGCGAGCGGGAGATTCGCGAGCGGGAGCTGCGGGAAAGGATGAAGCCCGGTTTTGAGGTCAAACCTCCCGAAATGGACACGCTCCACCCTTCCACAAACCCCATGGAGCACTTTGCCCGGCACGGGGCCATCACGTTGCCTCCCATGGCCGGCCCTCACCATTTCGCCTCTTTCCACCCGGGCTTGAACCCGTTGGAGCGTGAGCGGCTGGCTCAAAACCTACAGCTGCGGCCGGACATGAGCTACCCGGAGAGGCTGGCGGCGGAGAGACTCCACGCCGAGAGGATGGCCACCGTGGCCAATGACCCCATCGCCAGGCTCCAGATGTTCAACGTCACGCCGCACCACCACCAGCACTCGCACATCCACTCCCATCTGCACCTGCACCAGCAAGACCCCCTTCACCAAG GTTCGGGGGCCCACCCCCTGGCCGTAGATGCCCTGGCAGGCGGACCGCACCTGACTCGCTTCCCATACCCGCCCGGCGCAATCCCCAACCCACTCCTTGGACAGCCGCCGCACGAACACGAGATGCTACGCCACCCGGTCTTCGGTAGGCAACTCTTAACCCCTCATCAGG GAGCTCCGTATCCGCGGGACCTGCCCCCGCCCATGTCGGCAGCCCACCAGCTGCAGGCCATGCACGCCCAGTCGGCTGAGCTCCAGAGGCTGGCCATGGAGCAGCAGTGGCTCCACGGCCACCATCACATGCACGGAGGTCCGCTGCCCGGCCAGGAGGACTACTACAG CCGACTGAAGAAAGAGAGTGACAAGCAGTTGTAA